CTCATTGGTTTTGGGATTCCGGTCATCTGTGGTTTTATTAACGGTGTGATTGTCAGTAAAAGTAAATGCGTCCCTCTCATCGTTACTCTGGGGATGAATTATGTATATTATGGCTTGGCTTTAGTTATATCACAGGGTCTATTTCTCTCAATGAAGGGAAATTTTCAATTTTTAGGTCGAGGTCGGGTTTTTGGAGTTCCCATGCCGATGATTATAGTCATTGTAATGGTTTTTGCCACCCATTTTTTACTCACTTATACCAAATATGGTCGGCGTTTAGTGGCGATGGGGGGCAATGAACAACTCGCCTATCTTTCCGGTATTAACGTTGACCGTTTGAAGATTATGAACTATACCCTGAGCGGAGCGATTATTGGCTTGGCATCTTTGGTTTTAGTTTCCCGCTTGGGAAATGTTTTAGCGAATGCCGGTGAAGGTTATGAATTGAGAGCATTAGCCGCCGCTATCATCGGGGGAGTAACCTTTGAAGGAGGACGGGGCACCATTGCTGGTACTTTTTTGGGTGTTATCTTATTAGGGATTGTCCAGAATGGTTTGAATATTTTAAATGTTTCATCTTATTTCCAGACTCTGGCGGTTGGGGTTATTATCGTCGTTGCAGTAGTCGTGAGCAATCTTGAAAAAATTCGAAATCGATAAATTCTGAATGAGAAAAACATGG
This sequence is a window from Candidatus Atribacteria bacterium ADurb.Bin276. Protein-coding genes within it:
- the rbsC_18 gene encoding Ribose transport system permease protein RbsC, coding for MMDNPKSDGHLTTKTTNLPALFKNQSFFLLIVIILLSVIFGSMNPRFLTWGNLLAVFQQITVLGIATMAMALLLISGGIDLSIGSMIGLSSVVICTLIMRGSNVGLAILIGFGIPVICGFINGVIVSKSKCVPLIVTLGMNYVYYGLALVISQGLFLSMKGNFQFLGRGRVFGVPMPMIIVIVMVFATHFLLTYTKYGRRLVAMGGNEQLAYLSGINVDRLKIMNYTLSGAIIGLASLVLVSRLGNVLANAGEGYELRALAAAIIGGVTFEGGRGTIAGTFLGVILLGIVQNGLNILNVSSYFQTLAVGVIIVVAVVVSNLEKIRNR